Proteins from a single region of Pyrus communis chromosome 6, drPyrComm1.1, whole genome shotgun sequence:
- the LOC137736518 gene encoding RAN GTPase-activating protein 2-like, which translates to MDATTLNSERRPFSIKLWPPSQNTRKVLVERMINNLSSKSLFTEKYGCLSKEEAEENAKRIEDVAFATADQNYENEPDGDGSSAVQLYARECSKLLLEVLKKGPRSKEDGEVTSGTTPTETLFDISKGQRAFIEAEEAEELLKPLKEPGNTYTKICFSNRSFGLGAARVAEPILVSLKNQLKEVDLSDFIAGRPEAEALEVMNIFAAALEGSILKYLNLSNNALGEKGVRAFGALLKSQSYLEELYLMNDGISEEAARAVCELIPSTEKLRVLHFHNNMTGDEGAIAIAEVVKRSPLLENFRCSSTRVGSEGGVALSEALGTCTHLEKLDLRDNMFGVEGGVALSKALSKHNNLTEIYLSYLNLEDEGAVVIANVLKESAPALEVFDIAGNDITAKAAPAIAACITAKPHLAKLNLGENSLKDEGTIQISKVLEGHAELQEVDFNTNQIRRAGARALAHAVVQKPSFKLLNINANFISDEGIDELKDAFRKSPDALGSLDENDPEGEDDDDEDEDDDKESGEGKGSEDELESKLKNLEVGQEE; encoded by the coding sequence ATGGATGCCACAACTCTGAATTCAGAACGCCGTCCATTTTCAATTAAACTATGGCCTCCTAGCCAAAATACAAGGAAAGTGCTTGTGGAGCGGATGATAAACAATCTTAGCTCTAAATCCCTTTTCACTGAGAAGTATGGCTGTCTGAGTAAGGAAGAGGCTGAGGAAAATGCAAAACGAATTGAGGATGTCGCTTTTGCTACTGCAGATCAAAACTATGAAAATGAACCAGATGGGGATGGAAGTTCTGCAGTGCAGCTTTATGCCCGGGAATGCAGTAAGCTCCTGCTGGAAGTTCTTAAAAAGGGACCTAGAAGCAAGGAGGACGGCGAGGTGACATCTGGTACCACACCCACTGAGACTTTGTTTGATATATCGAAAGGCCAACGGGCTTTTATTGAGGCTGAGGAAGCTGAGGAGCTTTTGAAGCCACTGAAGGAGCCAGGGAACACTTACACCAAAATATGCTTCAGCAATAGAAGCTTTGGTCTTGGAGCAGCCCGTGTTGCTGAGCCCATATTGGTTTCTCTTAAGAACCAGTTGAAAGAAGTTGACCTCTCAGATTTTATAGCAGGAAGACCGGAGGCAGAAGCTCTTGAAGTCATGAATATATTTGCAGCTGCCTTAGAAGGTAGTATCTTGAAGTATCTGAATCTCTCCAACAATGCCTTGGGTGAGAAAGGTGTTCGGGCTTTTGGGGCACTCCTGAAATCACAAAGTTACTTGGAGGAACTCTATTTGATGAATGATGGCATTTCAGAAGAAGCTGCTCGAGCAGTTTGTGAGTTGATTCCTTCTACAGAGAAGCTTAGAGTCCTCCATTTTCATAATAATATGACAGGAGATGAAGGGGCAATTGCTATTGCTGAGGTTGTCAAGCGTTCTCCCCTTTTGGAGAATTTCCGTTGCTCCTCCACGAGGGTAGGCTCCGAGGGAGGAGTTGCCTTATCTGAAGCACTTGGGACTTGTACCCATTTGGAAAAGCTGGACTTGCGGGACAACATGTTTGGTGTAGAAGGTGGAGTCGCATTGAGTAAAGCTCTTTCCAAGCATAACAATTTGACAGAGATTTACCTTAGTTACTTGAACCTAGAAGACGAGGGCGCAGTTGTAATTGCCAATGTTCTCAAGGAATCAGCCCCTGCACTCGAAGTCTTTGACATTGCTGGAAATGACATAACAGCTAAAGCTGCTCCTGCCATAGCAGCTTGTATAACAGCTAAACCACATCTGGCCAAGCTGAATTTGGGTGAGAATAGCCTTAAGGATGAAGGCACTATTCAGATCAGCAAGGTGTTGGAAGGCCATGCTGAGTTGCAGGAAGTTGATTTCAACACCAACCAAATCAGAAGAGCAGGGGCTCGTGCGTTGGCACATGCTGTGGTTCAGAAGCCCAGTTTTAAGCTGCTCAACATCAATGCAAATTTCATTTCTGATGAAGGAATTGACGAGCTGAAGGATGCATTCAGGAAATCTCCCGACGCGCTTGGATCTTTGGACGAGAATGACCCTGAAGGAGAAGACGACGATGACGAAGATGAAGATGACGACAAAGAATCTGGAGAGGGCAAAGGCAGTGAGGATGAATTGGAATCCAAACTGAAAAACCTTGAAGTTGGCCAAGAGGAATAG